In a genomic window of Fibrobacter sp. UWH4:
- a CDS encoding RluA family pseudouridine synthase: MITRFIDRNFANMRLDRFLRKAFPDESLSVFFAVIRKKKVRVNGVVGKANQMLQEGDTVCIYENFKSVENNSDFGIQNSETKDIVASSEGTKQPSTGFAKAKSTWGKTDERLKTRDERNASWGAKELDIVIQTEDYVVVNKPSGLASQPGSGTRPGESLVEYLWEWGRREGLDFKPTIAHRLDQETSGMIIAALHGDTLRDFTRMIREHEVDKFYYALVKGNLKKDKGTINETLTRTDAAKGSKMKVGETGKDAQQAITHYRVKQHYEGYDLVKIKLETGRMHQIRAHFASIGHPLLGDTRYGDFALNREVKKQLGLHRLFLHSCRLEFVWHGDKIVLDCPLPKELQSVVDQLKPIRHEHR; this comes from the coding sequence ATGATTACTCGCTTCATTGACCGCAATTTTGCTAACATGCGCCTCGACCGTTTTTTGCGCAAGGCATTCCCCGACGAATCGCTGTCGGTCTTTTTCGCCGTCATCCGCAAGAAGAAAGTCCGCGTGAACGGCGTCGTTGGTAAAGCGAACCAGATGCTGCAGGAAGGTGATACCGTCTGCATCTACGAGAATTTCAAGAGCGTCGAAAACAATTCGGATTTCGGAATTCAGAATTCAGAAACCAAAGACATCGTTGCGAGTTCCGAAGGAACGAAGCAACCCAGCACCGGTTTTGCAAAAGCAAAGTCCACCTGGGGCAAAACAGACGAGAGACTAAAGACGAGAGACGAAAGGAACGCTTCTTGGGGTGCCAAGGAACTCGACATTGTCATCCAGACCGAAGACTATGTGGTCGTGAACAAACCCTCGGGACTTGCAAGCCAGCCGGGTTCCGGCACTCGCCCCGGCGAGAGCCTCGTGGAATACCTATGGGAATGGGGCCGCCGCGAAGGACTTGACTTCAAGCCCACCATCGCCCACCGCCTCGACCAAGAAACTTCGGGCATGATTATCGCCGCCCTCCACGGCGACACGCTCCGCGACTTTACTCGCATGATTCGCGAACACGAAGTTGACAAGTTCTATTACGCGCTCGTCAAAGGCAACCTCAAAAAAGACAAGGGAACCATAAACGAAACGCTCACCCGCACCGACGCCGCCAAGGGCAGCAAGATGAAGGTCGGCGAAACCGGCAAGGATGCCCAGCAGGCAATCACCCACTACCGTGTCAAGCAGCATTACGAAGGCTACGACCTGGTAAAAATCAAGCTCGAAACGGGTCGCATGCACCAGATCCGCGCCCATTTCGCAAGCATCGGACACCCGCTCCTCGGCGACACTCGCTACGGCGATTTTGCGCTCAACCGCGAAGTCAAAAAACAGCTCGGGCTGCACAGGCTCTTCTTACACAGCTGTCGTCTAGAATTTGTATGGCACGGCGACAAAATCGTACTCGATTGTCCGCTCCCCAAGGAACTGCAAAGCGTCGTGGACCAACTAAAGCCTATTCGCCACGAGCACCGATAA
- the budA gene encoding acetolactate decarboxylase, translated as MNENASSEKMYQVSTLSALALGYTRTVVKVRDLLQNGDTGLGTFENCDGEMIVVDGHCYRAADDGSVSETPADLGVPFASVVFLKNQESFAVDAVENINSLKALLNVKIEEHFGLNSMHMVRIDGFFKKVNARSESGLKAHHIELKELLFERQKSFEFDNIGGTLVCLYYPDYMDGINAAGWHFHFVSEDKRFGGHVFDLSLEKGEAKMEKITSIELQLPREAAFDTYSLTRASQKDIKQVEQGNK; from the coding sequence ATGAATGAAAATGCATCTAGCGAAAAAATGTACCAGGTATCTACCCTGAGTGCACTTGCGCTCGGTTACACGCGAACGGTTGTCAAAGTTCGTGATTTGCTGCAGAACGGGGATACGGGGCTTGGAACTTTTGAAAACTGCGACGGCGAGATGATTGTCGTGGATGGTCATTGCTACCGCGCTGCTGATGATGGCTCCGTAAGCGAGACTCCCGCTGATTTAGGTGTTCCATTTGCATCGGTCGTATTCTTAAAGAATCAGGAATCATTTGCGGTCGATGCCGTCGAGAATATTAATAGTCTCAAGGCATTGCTGAATGTGAAAATTGAGGAACACTTCGGTCTCAACAGTATGCATATGGTGCGGATAGACGGATTTTTCAAGAAGGTAAATGCCCGCTCCGAAAGCGGGCTCAAGGCGCATCATATTGAGTTGAAGGAGCTCCTGTTCGAAAGGCAGAAGTCATTTGAATTTGACAATATTGGAGGGACGCTAGTTTGTCTGTACTATCCCGATTATATGGATGGAATCAATGCGGCTGGGTGGCATTTCCACTTTGTTTCCGAAGACAAACGTTTTGGCGGACATGTCTTTGACCTTTCCCTTGAAAAGGGGGAGGCAAAGATGGAGAAAATTACATCCATCGAGTTGCAGCTCCCGCGAGAGGCCGCCTTTGACACTTATTCCCTGACCAGAGCTTCGCAAAAGGATATCAAGCAGGTCGAGCAGGGAAATAAATAA
- a CDS encoding FecR family protein, translating to MSFSRYFKLVAIATALMIGYSPAAKKVSSGKIRNASGPEALHEPKGKGGYIPAETGSRATKKDRFKTGDESLIIIGLPDGSSLTINERTEAEMAELLSEDGINHNQVNILNGKVNFDVQKQAKGSEFKFKTGTATAAIRGTAGTIGFTSLMKPIASLRNGSLDIHDSSLNTKYNVKGGQTAFSIGKETVVLDLKSSGEAKFLNEIDKYISDPALENSKDLVIKLVQNADSSYQVRKEQLKQQANCEITPLPDTVYSAEQKVKVKCAKGIMVGFQDTPVMSNGEIVELNVEWEASLFGAKKISLLCYIDSTNSFPCGDLTTYYIGDMNSDQGNEHKPLTITTSSPAKVCDPASVTIEGSFDSRGTNADLRVKHGNFTSENLIPFSVNGNFSYNIQISDEKGNWIYDQVDVEYTSTEFGSETASLALNIDKTCNSVNRIPPKIELLNYDSLSCNIRYKFSNLDDDINLFTVTTDNISGIESVITQTNPASSTLQKGRHAYVFKITDQAGNSSKISRTLGCYKKIPGAYVKIPGKEIEKLRVPPPPKSFSNKFHKELRFTVMGLPGSDPAYIKSVKVTQNKKEIESWNENQINSIMFSVPIELTRGEDSEFDITVKLKSSQKDLVAKKIYQVR from the coding sequence ATGTCATTTTCGAGGTATTTTAAGCTAGTCGCCATTGCCACAGCCCTGATGATAGGCTATTCTCCGGCTGCAAAGAAAGTTTCTTCCGGTAAAATCCGCAACGCTAGCGGCCCAGAGGCTCTGCACGAACCCAAGGGGAAAGGCGGCTATATTCCTGCCGAAACTGGTTCCAGGGCCACCAAGAAGGACCGTTTCAAGACGGGCGACGAATCCCTGATTATCATCGGACTCCCCGACGGAAGCTCCCTCACCATCAACGAACGCACCGAAGCAGAAATGGCAGAACTGCTGAGCGAAGACGGCATCAACCACAACCAGGTCAACATCCTGAACGGAAAAGTCAACTTCGACGTGCAAAAACAGGCCAAGGGCAGCGAATTCAAGTTCAAGACCGGAACCGCCACCGCAGCTATCCGCGGTACGGCGGGAACCATCGGCTTTACCAGCCTGATGAAACCGATCGCCTCGTTGCGCAACGGTAGCCTGGACATCCACGATTCCAGCCTCAACACCAAGTACAATGTCAAGGGAGGCCAGACGGCGTTCAGCATCGGCAAGGAAACCGTCGTTCTTGACCTGAAATCCTCCGGCGAAGCCAAATTCCTCAACGAAATTGACAAGTATATTAGCGATCCGGCCCTCGAAAACAGCAAAGATTTGGTCATCAAGCTCGTCCAGAATGCAGACTCTTCCTACCAAGTTCGCAAGGAACAGTTAAAGCAACAAGCGAACTGCGAGATTACACCCCTACCGGATACCGTCTACTCCGCCGAACAGAAAGTCAAGGTAAAATGCGCCAAGGGAATCATGGTCGGCTTCCAGGACACTCCAGTCATGTCGAACGGAGAGATTGTAGAACTGAATGTTGAATGGGAAGCGAGCCTCTTCGGAGCAAAGAAAATATCCCTACTGTGCTACATCGACAGCACCAATTCCTTCCCCTGTGGCGACCTGACCACCTACTATATCGGCGACATGAATTCCGACCAAGGAAACGAACATAAACCGCTGACCATCACAACCAGTTCCCCCGCAAAAGTCTGCGACCCCGCCTCGGTCACCATTGAAGGCTCCTTCGATTCCAGAGGAACGAACGCCGACCTCCGCGTGAAACACGGCAATTTTACTTCTGAAAACCTGATCCCCTTCAGCGTAAACGGGAATTTCTCGTACAACATCCAAATCAGCGACGAAAAGGGCAACTGGATCTATGACCAGGTCGATGTCGAATACACCTCTACCGAATTCGGGAGCGAAACGGCCTCACTCGCTCTGAACATCGATAAAACATGCAACAGCGTCAACAGGATTCCTCCCAAGATCGAACTCCTGAATTACGATTCACTGTCATGCAACATCCGCTATAAGTTCAGCAACTTGGACGACGACATCAACCTTTTCACGGTGACCACGGATAACATCTCGGGTATCGAAAGCGTCATTACCCAAACGAACCCCGCATCCAGCACATTGCAAAAGGGCCGTCACGCCTATGTTTTCAAGATAACCGACCAAGCCGGAAATTCGAGCAAAATATCCAGGACACTAGGCTGCTACAAAAAGATTCCCGGAGCCTACGTCAAGATTCCAGGCAAAGAAATAGAAAAACTCCGCGTTCCGCCTCCGCCCAAGAGCTTCAGCAACAAGTTCCACAAGGAATTACGATTCACCGTTATGGGCCTTCCCGGCAGCGACCCTGCATACATCAAGAGTGTCAAGGTGACACAAAACAAGAAAGAAATCGAATCCTGGAACGAAAATCAGATCAACAGCATCATGTTCAGTGTGCCGATAGAGCTCACCCGTGGCGAAGATTCCGAGTTCGATATTACGGTTAAACTAAAGAGCAGCCAAAAAGACCTTGTCGCTAAAAAGATTTACCAGGTGCGCTAA
- the ybeY gene encoding rRNA maturation RNase YbeY, which produces MPDPASRKKKYNIEFLCEGDIEAFPYKDKFEKMARKLLAEEGKEKDVNIVLCTDEFVRTMNRDYRGLDKVTDVLSFEWKNELGVEIPEDEAMLGEIYIAREQVRRQAPEYGNTFYAEMKRVIVHGLLHLSGYDHIKAADRKVMRKRECEFLGLDPYKEGA; this is translated from the coding sequence ATGCCGGACCCTGCTAGTCGAAAGAAGAAGTATAATATCGAGTTCCTTTGCGAGGGGGACATCGAGGCTTTTCCGTACAAGGACAAGTTTGAAAAGATGGCTCGCAAGCTCCTTGCCGAAGAAGGCAAGGAAAAAGACGTGAATATCGTGCTCTGCACCGACGAATTCGTGCGCACCATGAACCGCGATTACCGCGGACTCGACAAGGTGACGGACGTTCTCTCGTTCGAATGGAAGAACGAACTCGGTGTCGAGATCCCCGAAGACGAGGCGATGCTCGGCGAAATCTATATCGCCCGTGAGCAGGTGCGCCGTCAGGCTCCCGAATACGGCAACACGTTTTACGCCGAAATGAAGCGCGTGATTGTACACGGGCTCTTGCACCTGTCTGGTTACGACCATATCAAGGCCGCCGACCGTAAGGTAATGCGCAAGCGCGAATGCGAATTCCTGGGACTTGACCCGTACAAGGAAGGTGCCTAA
- a CDS encoding right-handed parallel beta-helix repeat-containing protein — protein MKLPILISAFSLGLVYAQEQTASTVAPAEPQASIQQAADSTLKADSAKVIQQAEILPPEPQMESGTELKGTLHGFLKADKSPYLVTEDIFVEQNTALVIEPGVEILFEPGTGLYARGQFVVAGTRYNEVEFRSALKNSKSGDWKGIFISGEMPSEIRNAVISEAETGIVVENGKLNIQSTQVDGTSSRGVYAKNSQLSISNSKFIRNKGAALHIDSYSKAEINNTKFKDNKVALYNAPLAITSVSGSSLTNNTYGILNMGNSHISFNNTKVNDNKVGVSSEDVLGKEVLESISNNETDYNKDFDAVATTLPSSPEIPGVTSRAINKDDFIGDLFAQKVNEERKADTLQKSWNISGNIGIGNHYHYVKTSKNHSGSNQEISGDTIKPDDHYKNTFQVPGFGTDVSIYLLMQSPDGKTIELNTEYTGDSWNRFNPMPVTLTYTDKHNRLVLGDFNKNGGEIYMSSLPIFGVGYTRSILTNNANQPLFELDGFFGESRRPYLVGDRHPYVYKTYIEDGEAQAQRIAYGGSVKWAPLRRFDAKFGFIYANDEINDPLLRDGGSRSSITSEPMQQALSVYADGNWLFYPGDIELNGQIAVGRADTADVVKERAINKVFTEAGLNTSSMNTLRKLMANESKISTLSSEELEEIFGNNTTLSRPKMRDSLRTLIREAKAQNSDYESDRDDDRVLGLNWGSQNIAIGASLYWNIYHTTLSGHIKYVGEDYYSAGSPDQLSDTREFGGYLEQIITSFWTFGFGYQINVENAAKGKKTNLFGLGEGTHWGLFSEDEDWMDEHELDNDRAKYIQNFTVDNGFKIGDKMNLNLSYNLEYRTQYKPYQLHGNYILEEGIYKDRWFAKRNDKPTSTIDIGEESVQVDSTRWAEYQSMASEDYLASKFQERIYKNTWMAEISLNAYKTNFKVAGRWTLRTDDSKFHKDSLISKMDLSDETIAKLGYYFGGADYFEHAYPISATTSTGAFQNRFVVTPRFKNYKRDDMSESEISVNDDLEIPFMDQFLILGLSGEFRYLTASWEEDEKEVEDNETDVLGSVNLTVNHSQRLSSEWYVGTGLYYRPDNRSNEYKDVYGGIRVNYQF, from the coding sequence ATGAAACTCCCAATTCTTATTTCAGCTTTTTCCCTTGGTCTTGTTTACGCACAGGAACAGACGGCCAGTACCGTTGCACCGGCAGAACCGCAGGCAAGCATCCAGCAAGCCGCCGATTCAACCCTAAAAGCAGATTCGGCCAAGGTTATCCAGCAGGCGGAAATTCTTCCTCCGGAACCGCAAATGGAAAGCGGGACAGAACTCAAGGGAACCCTCCACGGATTCCTCAAGGCAGACAAATCCCCCTACCTCGTTACCGAAGATATTTTCGTAGAACAGAACACGGCACTGGTTATCGAACCGGGTGTCGAAATTCTGTTTGAACCTGGCACGGGGCTCTACGCAAGGGGTCAGTTCGTCGTCGCTGGTACGCGCTACAACGAAGTCGAATTCCGTTCAGCACTGAAAAATTCGAAGAGCGGCGACTGGAAGGGTATCTTCATTTCTGGCGAAATGCCGTCCGAAATCCGAAACGCCGTCATCAGCGAGGCGGAGACCGGCATCGTCGTCGAAAACGGCAAACTCAATATTCAATCCACTCAAGTTGACGGCACCTCTAGCCGCGGCGTCTACGCCAAGAATTCCCAGCTTTCCATCAGCAACAGCAAGTTCATCCGAAACAAAGGGGCTGCCCTCCATATCGACAGCTACAGCAAGGCCGAAATCAATAACACGAAATTCAAGGACAACAAGGTCGCCCTGTACAATGCGCCTCTCGCCATTACAAGCGTATCGGGTTCCAGCCTTACCAACAACACCTACGGTATCTTGAACATGGGCAACAGCCACATTTCCTTCAACAATACCAAGGTCAACGACAACAAGGTCGGAGTATCCTCCGAAGACGTCCTCGGCAAGGAAGTCCTAGAAAGCATCTCGAACAACGAGACCGACTACAACAAGGACTTCGACGCAGTCGCCACCACACTTCCCTCTAGCCCAGAAATTCCGGGAGTCACGAGCCGCGCCATCAACAAGGACGACTTTATCGGAGATTTATTCGCCCAGAAAGTAAACGAAGAACGAAAGGCCGACACCCTCCAGAAATCCTGGAACATTTCAGGAAACATCGGCATCGGCAACCATTATCATTATGTGAAAACAAGCAAGAACCACTCCGGAAGCAATCAGGAAATCTCGGGTGACACCATCAAGCCGGACGATCACTACAAGAACACCTTCCAGGTCCCGGGCTTCGGCACCGATGTCAGCATCTACTTGCTCATGCAATCTCCCGACGGCAAGACGATCGAATTGAACACGGAATACACCGGCGACTCCTGGAACCGCTTCAACCCGATGCCGGTAACACTTACCTATACCGACAAGCACAACCGACTGGTCTTGGGCGACTTCAACAAGAACGGCGGCGAAATCTACATGTCCTCGCTCCCGATTTTCGGCGTGGGCTACACCCGTTCGATCTTGACCAACAATGCGAACCAGCCCCTGTTTGAACTGGACGGTTTCTTCGGTGAAAGCCGCAGGCCCTACCTTGTCGGAGACCGTCATCCTTACGTCTACAAGACCTACATCGAAGACGGTGAAGCTCAGGCCCAGCGTATCGCCTACGGCGGTTCCGTCAAGTGGGCACCACTCCGCCGCTTTGACGCCAAGTTCGGCTTCATCTACGCCAACGACGAAATCAACGACCCGCTGTTACGTGATGGCGGCAGCCGTTCCTCCATTACCAGCGAGCCCATGCAGCAGGCACTATCCGTGTATGCCGATGGAAACTGGCTGTTCTACCCGGGCGACATCGAACTCAACGGACAGATTGCCGTAGGAAGGGCCGACACGGCCGACGTCGTCAAGGAACGAGCCATCAACAAGGTCTTTACCGAAGCGGGCCTGAATACCTCCTCGATGAACACCTTGCGCAAGCTGATGGCGAACGAATCCAAGATCAGCACGCTTTCTAGCGAAGAACTTGAAGAAATCTTCGGTAACAACACCACCCTCAGCCGTCCGAAAATGCGCGACTCCCTCCGCACGCTCATCCGCGAAGCGAAGGCCCAGAACAGCGACTACGAAAGCGACCGCGACGACGATCGCGTCCTCGGACTCAACTGGGGAAGCCAGAACATCGCCATCGGTGCGTCTCTCTACTGGAACATCTACCACACGACACTTTCCGGCCATATCAAATATGTAGGCGAAGACTACTATAGCGCAGGTTCTCCCGACCAGCTTTCCGATACCCGTGAATTTGGCGGTTACCTGGAACAAATCATCACCAGTTTCTGGACTTTCGGTTTTGGCTACCAGATCAACGTCGAAAATGCAGCCAAGGGCAAGAAGACAAACCTCTTCGGCCTGGGCGAAGGAACCCATTGGGGACTGTTCTCCGAAGACGAAGACTGGATGGACGAGCATGAGCTTGACAACGACCGAGCCAAGTACATCCAGAACTTCACCGTCGACAACGGTTTCAAGATTGGCGACAAGATGAACCTGAACCTAAGCTACAACCTGGAATACAGAACCCAATACAAGCCCTACCAACTCCACGGCAACTACATTCTTGAAGAAGGAATCTATAAGGACCGCTGGTTTGCAAAGCGAAATGACAAACCGACATCGACCATCGACATTGGCGAAGAATCTGTCCAGGTTGACTCTACCCGCTGGGCTGAATACCAGAGCATGGCCAGCGAAGATTACCTCGCTTCCAAATTCCAGGAACGAATCTACAAGAACACCTGGATGGCCGAAATTTCGCTCAACGCCTACAAGACCAACTTTAAGGTGGCTGGCCGCTGGACACTCCGTACGGACGATTCCAAGTTCCACAAGGACAGCCTGATCAGCAAGATGGATCTTTCCGACGAAACAATTGCCAAGCTGGGTTACTACTTTGGCGGAGCGGACTACTTCGAACACGCCTACCCCATCTCGGCGACCACATCGACAGGAGCGTTCCAGAACCGGTTCGTCGTGACGCCGCGATTCAAGAACTACAAACGCGACGACATGAGCGAAAGCGAAATTTCCGTGAACGACGACCTCGAAATACCCTTCATGGACCAATTCTTGATTCTGGGTCTTTCGGGTGAATTCCGCTACCTGACCGCCTCATGGGAAGAAGACGAAAAGGAAGTCGAAGATAATGAAACCGACGTTCTAGGCAGCGTAAACCTGACCGTGAACCACTCACAGCGCCTGAGCAGCGAATGGTACGTGGGAACGGGCCTTTACTACCGTCCAGACAACCGTAGCAACGAATACAAGGATGTCTACGGCGGCATCAGGGTCAATTATCAATTCTAG
- a CDS encoding hemolysin family protein, whose translation MENPESWAIAFLVVFVLTSFSFSLIKSAFSGIYAKRDARDREGREEVVASLVELPGFNETISIGRILCNVGAGVLGFYLFQMIPWNWVQDYWFLAFAAYLVVACFAIYTITVFLANLLGNLKPDTFAIVLIPLFKFIRLPFALPAKICHVLFVKILKGLGYDSKLSFLPEERRDAVQAQADLSDEADPDGEGLEQEERQMILNIFDFVETPVREIMTPRVDMCAVEVGTPLEELVKVLNTERHSRLPVYRETVDNIVGILSNRDFLEWYTEHRDEPFDIIKLVMPPVFVPYHKKIDDMLTELRKTGNQLAIVVDEYGGTAGLVTLEDILEEIVGEIKDEDDMDEDEDVQRLKDGRFILDPVITLSDLEYKLGVELEAPENSHVETLSGLIQATLGIIPSPGAEVTIKGYTFRVLKMDGTRMEKVLMILPGKAKVKSGKGVPRTQAFKVV comes from the coding sequence ATGGAAAATCCCGAAAGTTGGGCCATTGCATTCCTTGTCGTTTTTGTCCTGACCTCGTTCTCGTTTTCGCTGATCAAGTCCGCCTTTAGCGGAATATATGCCAAGCGCGATGCCCGTGACCGTGAAGGTCGCGAAGAGGTGGTCGCCTCGTTGGTGGAACTGCCGGGCTTTAACGAGACGATTTCGATTGGCCGCATCCTTTGCAATGTGGGGGCGGGCGTCCTCGGATTTTATCTGTTCCAGATGATCCCCTGGAACTGGGTGCAGGACTACTGGTTCTTGGCTTTTGCCGCTTACCTGGTGGTTGCCTGCTTTGCAATCTACACGATTACGGTTTTTTTGGCGAACTTGCTTGGCAATTTGAAGCCGGATACCTTTGCGATTGTGCTGATTCCGCTGTTCAAGTTTATTCGACTCCCGTTTGCTTTGCCCGCAAAGATTTGCCATGTGCTGTTCGTCAAGATTTTGAAGGGGCTGGGTTACGATTCCAAGCTCAGCTTCTTGCCTGAAGAACGCCGCGACGCCGTGCAGGCGCAGGCCGACCTCTCGGACGAGGCGGATCCCGATGGTGAAGGCCTGGAACAGGAAGAGCGCCAGATGATTCTGAACATCTTCGACTTCGTGGAAACTCCGGTGCGCGAAATTATGACTCCGCGCGTGGATATGTGCGCGGTCGAAGTGGGAACGCCGCTCGAAGAACTGGTGAAGGTGCTGAATACCGAACGCCATTCCCGCTTGCCGGTGTACAGGGAAACTGTCGATAACATCGTCGGAATCCTTTCGAACCGCGACTTTTTGGAATGGTACACGGAACATCGCGACGAACCGTTTGATATCATAAAACTTGTGATGCCGCCGGTATTCGTGCCGTACCACAAGAAGATTGACGACATGCTCACCGAACTGCGCAAGACGGGTAACCAGCTCGCCATCGTGGTCGATGAATATGGCGGAACAGCTGGCCTTGTCACGCTCGAAGACATTCTCGAAGAAATCGTGGGCGAAATCAAGGACGAAGATGACATGGACGAAGATGAAGATGTGCAGCGCCTCAAGGACGGGCGCTTCATTCTCGATCCGGTCATTACGCTTTCCGATTTGGAATACAAGCTCGGCGTGGAACTCGAAGCTCCCGAAAATTCCCACGTGGAAACGCTTTCGGGCCTGATTCAGGCGACGCTCGGCATTATTCCGTCACCGGGTGCAGAAGTCACTATCAAGGGTTACACCTTCCGCGTGCTCAAGATGGACGGCACCCGTATGGAAAAGGTGCTCATGATTTTGCCCGGTAAGGCTAAGGTGAAAAGCGGCAAGGGCGTTCCTCGCACGCAGGCATTCAAGGTCGTGTAG
- a CDS encoding NAD(P)/FAD-dependent oxidoreductase: protein MFTYRYRELSVALAKKGEYRAALARELRLHPEEIFNLQVERFSLDCRRKGDPKWSYNVIFDLKREVRATGNHAKGLVAATRDKESLESDPQKNSVAMPGHIDVIGAGPSGLWAALHLLRKGFAVDLYEQGKCVEERFRDIRRFFVDRKFNAYSNVLFGEGGAGAFSDGKLNTRTRNLFTEQVLHDMVEFGVDESVVTFAKPHIGTDRLVLLLRKMRAEIERLGGKIHFSTALEDIEIRQGKITAIKLRNVILERGYGRPIESIAPITRVNPSETRPTSATSSRSESRQSSATSSWNETKLSSATSSWSESNQSSATSSWNETKCSDGIQCSVYTASSNSYWKPCEALVLAVGHSARSIYEMLHARGVALESKAFAMGVRVEHPQALINMRQLGLNVDTKLTGSAEYFLATPTLNKTSSAYSFCMCPGGVLVPCASEPGTLATNGMSYSRRNGPFANGAIAVPIAASDNLFGGHEFQRKIESDAYAVGGKNYAAPAQSIKAFLAHREDKSLPKSTYPCGLVQSNLWDWLDKTICKSLAEGFQNFDKKIPGFIEEGLIVAPETRTSSPLRMSRNNETLESVNTRGLFVLGEGAGYSGGIVTSAADGVRLAHYAKKDKLV from the coding sequence ATGTTCACCTACCGCTACAGAGAACTTTCCGTCGCCCTTGCCAAGAAAGGGGAATACCGAGCTGCACTCGCCCGCGAACTCCGCTTGCACCCCGAAGAAATTTTCAACTTGCAGGTGGAGCGTTTCTCGCTGGATTGCCGCCGGAAAGGCGACCCCAAGTGGTCTTACAATGTGATTTTCGACTTGAAGCGCGAAGTCCGCGCCACGGGGAATCACGCCAAGGGACTTGTAGCGGCAACGCGTGACAAGGAATCTCTTGAAAGCGACCCGCAAAAAAATAGTGTCGCGATGCCAGGGCATATCGACGTGATTGGCGCGGGTCCGAGCGGACTTTGGGCAGCCTTACATTTGCTGCGGAAAGGTTTTGCGGTAGACCTGTACGAACAGGGCAAATGCGTCGAAGAAAGATTCCGCGACATTAGGCGTTTTTTTGTAGACCGCAAGTTTAACGCTTACAGCAATGTTCTTTTTGGCGAAGGCGGTGCGGGGGCCTTTAGCGATGGAAAGCTGAATACCCGCACCCGGAACCTGTTCACAGAACAGGTTCTACACGACATGGTCGAATTTGGAGTCGACGAATCGGTCGTGACCTTCGCCAAGCCGCATATCGGCACGGACCGCCTCGTTTTATTGCTGCGGAAAATGCGCGCAGAAATAGAAAGGCTCGGCGGCAAGATTCATTTTAGCACAGCGCTTGAAGACATCGAAATTAGGCAAGGGAAAATAACCGCTATTAAATTGAGGAATGTCATTCTGGAGCGAGGCTATGGCCGACCGATAGAATCCATTGCCCCAATCACAAGAGTTAATCCGAGTGAAACAAGGCCGACTTCCGCAACGTCATCCAGGAGCGAATCAAGGCAGTCTTCCGCGACGTCATCCTGGAACGAAACGAAGCTGTCTTCCGCAACGTCATCCTGGAGCGAATCAAATCAGTCTTCCGCAACGTCATCCTGGAACGAAACGAAGTGTAGTGACGGGATCCAGTGCAGCGTTTATACAGCATCATCGAATTCCTACTGGAAACCCTGCGAAGCGCTGGTGCTCGCCGTCGGGCATTCTGCCCGGAGCATTTACGAAATGCTCCACGCCCGTGGCGTCGCACTCGAAAGCAAGGCTTTTGCCATGGGCGTGCGCGTCGAGCACCCGCAAGCACTCATCAACATGCGCCAGCTCGGCCTGAATGTAGATACCAAGCTCACAGGGTCCGCCGAATATTTTCTCGCCACCCCGACACTGAATAAAACCAGCAGCGCCTACAGTTTCTGCATGTGCCCGGGTGGCGTCCTGGTGCCCTGCGCCTCGGAACCCGGGACCCTCGCCACCAACGGCATGAGCTACAGCCGCCGCAACGGGCCTTTTGCAAATGGGGCAATCGCCGTGCCCATTGCGGCAAGCGACAATCTCTTTGGCGGGCACGAATTCCAGCGTAAAATCGAAAGCGACGCCTACGCGGTCGGCGGCAAGAACTACGCCGCTCCAGCCCAAAGCATCAAGGCGTTCCTCGCCCACCGCGAAGACAAATCGCTCCCGAAATCCACCTACCCCTGCGGACTCGTACAGAGCAATCTCTGGGATTGGCTAGACAAGACCATTTGCAAGAGCCTCGCCGAAGGATTCCAAAATTTCGACAAGAAAATTCCCGGATTCATCGAAGAAGGCCTGATTGTCGCCCCCGAAACACGCACCAGCAGCCCGCTGCGCATGAGCCGCAACAACGAAACACTCGAAAGTGTGAATACCCGCGGCCTGTTTGTGCTCGGAGAAGGCGCCGGGTATTCCGGAGGAATTGTCACCAGCGCTGCCGACGGCGTTCGCCTCGCCCACTACGCGAAAAAGGATAAATTGGTATGA